In a genomic window of [Empedobacter] haloabium:
- a CDS encoding FixH family protein, translated as MDTALKMSPPWYTQRWPWLLMAGPAIVLAACGYTGWIAFAQQDALVVGDYYKKGKAINQDLRRDRAAAALGLSVALRFDAADGKLAGRLTAREGGTVHGPVLLHLAHATQPDKDIRLLLRPDADGAFSIGLPMLERSRWVVLVEDDRRTWRLEGTWLWPMEREITLKAAE; from the coding sequence ATGGATACCGCACTGAAAATGAGCCCGCCCTGGTACACGCAACGCTGGCCATGGCTGCTGATGGCCGGTCCCGCGATCGTGCTGGCCGCCTGCGGCTACACGGGCTGGATCGCGTTCGCTCAGCAGGACGCCCTGGTCGTCGGCGACTATTACAAGAAGGGCAAGGCGATCAACCAGGACCTGCGGCGCGACCGTGCGGCCGCCGCGCTGGGCCTGTCGGTCGCCCTGCGCTTCGACGCCGCCGACGGCAAGCTGGCCGGCCGCCTCACGGCCCGGGAAGGCGGGACGGTGCACGGCCCGGTACTGCTGCACCTGGCCCATGCGACGCAACCGGACAAGGACATCCGTCTGCTGCTGCGGCCGGACGCGGACGGCGCCTTCAGCATCGGTCTGCCGATGCTCGAGCGCAGCCGCTGGGTGGTGCTGGTGGAAGACGACCGCAGGACGTGGCGGCTGGAGGGAACGTGGTTGTGGCCGATGGAGCGCGAGATCACGCTCAAAGCCGCTGAATAA
- the fnr gene encoding fumarate/nitrate reduction transcriptional regulator Fnr — MMQAVPSYTLPGTTIDVLKARCATCSMHQLCLPMGLDMGDMDKLDKIIGRRRKVAKGDVLFRIGDPFTSLYAIRLGHFKTYQINAGGEEQVTGFQMGGELLGMDAISTDKHYCSAMALEDSEVCEIPFSSLEQLLVDMPTLLRHFHRMMSQEITREQSVMLLLGNMQATQRFAAFLVNLASRYEARGYSATAFQLRMSREDIGNYLGLTIESISRLLNKFKKLGLLTVSNRELQVLDLPRLKAITAGTEVCA, encoded by the coding sequence ATGATGCAAGCAGTTCCTTCCTATACGCTACCCGGGACGACGATCGACGTGCTCAAAGCCCGTTGCGCGACCTGCAGCATGCACCAGCTGTGTCTGCCGATGGGACTCGACATGGGTGATATGGACAAGCTGGACAAGATCATCGGCCGCCGCCGCAAGGTCGCCAAGGGCGACGTGCTGTTCCGGATCGGCGATCCGTTCACGAGCCTGTACGCGATCCGCCTGGGCCACTTCAAGACCTACCAGATCAACGCCGGCGGCGAGGAGCAGGTGACCGGCTTCCAGATGGGCGGCGAACTGCTGGGCATGGACGCGATCAGCACCGACAAGCACTACTGCAGCGCGATGGCGCTGGAGGATTCCGAGGTGTGCGAGATCCCGTTCTCCAGCCTGGAACAGCTGCTGGTCGACATGCCGACCTTGCTACGCCACTTCCACCGCATGATGAGCCAGGAAATCACGCGTGAGCAGAGCGTCATGCTTTTGCTCGGCAATATGCAGGCGACGCAGCGCTTCGCCGCCTTCCTGGTCAACCTGGCCTCGCGCTACGAGGCGCGCGGTTACTCGGCCACGGCGTTCCAGTTGCGCATGTCGCGCGAGGACATCGGCAACTACCTGGGGCTGACGATCGAGAGCATTAGCCGGCTGCTCAACAAGTTCAAGAAACTGGGGCTGCTCACTGTCAGCAACCGCGAACTGCAGGTGCTCGATCTGCCGCGGCTGAAGGCCATCACCGCGGGGACCGAGGTCTGCGCCTGA
- the ccoG gene encoding cytochrome c oxidase accessory protein CcoG: MNAPEPQVIRMYEARQEIYPREAKGRYASLRWLCVWLTQLAFYGLPWLTWNGRQAVLFDLTTRKFYLFGLVLWPQDFIYLAALLIICAWLLFLVTAVAGRVWCGFACPQTVYTEIFLWIERKIEGPRSARIALAKQGPSLQKFSKKTAKHLAWGAVALWTGFTFVGYFTPIKVLGAESFTLAFGPWEWFWVLFYALATYGNAGWLREQVCKYMCPYARFQSSMFDRDTLIVTYDAKRGEPRGKVAKDTGKSVNGGSCIDCTMCVQVCPTGIDIRNGLQYECIGCAACVDACNSVMDKVEQPRGLIRYSTDRALATGMSAQDIRRRAMRPRVLIYTAGLLLVVIAVGTSLALRTPLKMDVIRDRGSMGREVDGGAIENVYRLQIMNTTEQSHRYRITAAGMPGLALATKDEVTLAGTETRAVPIRLRAPHGAGATGSNKITVQLTALDDPALTVKETAVFIVPR, from the coding sequence ATGAACGCCCCCGAGCCCCAGGTCATCCGGATGTACGAAGCGCGGCAGGAGATCTATCCGCGCGAAGCCAAGGGACGCTATGCCAGCCTGCGCTGGTTGTGCGTCTGGCTCACACAGCTGGCCTTCTATGGCCTGCCATGGCTGACCTGGAACGGTCGCCAGGCCGTGCTGTTCGATCTCACGACGCGCAAGTTCTATCTGTTTGGCCTGGTGCTGTGGCCGCAGGACTTCATCTACCTGGCCGCCCTCCTGATCATCTGCGCGTGGCTGCTGTTCCTCGTCACCGCGGTGGCGGGGCGGGTATGGTGCGGCTTCGCCTGCCCGCAGACGGTCTACACGGAGATCTTCCTGTGGATCGAACGCAAGATCGAAGGGCCGCGCAGCGCCCGCATCGCCCTGGCCAAGCAGGGCCCGTCGCTGCAGAAGTTTTCCAAGAAGACGGCCAAGCACCTGGCCTGGGGCGCTGTCGCGCTGTGGACCGGTTTCACCTTCGTCGGCTACTTCACCCCGATCAAGGTGCTGGGCGCCGAGTCGTTCACGCTGGCGTTCGGCCCGTGGGAATGGTTCTGGGTGCTGTTCTACGCGCTGGCCACCTACGGCAACGCCGGCTGGCTGCGCGAGCAGGTGTGCAAGTACATGTGCCCGTACGCCCGCTTCCAGAGCTCGATGTTCGACCGCGACACCCTGATCGTGACGTATGACGCCAAGCGCGGCGAACCGCGCGGCAAGGTCGCCAAGGACACGGGCAAGAGCGTCAACGGCGGCTCCTGCATCGACTGCACGATGTGCGTGCAGGTGTGCCCGACCGGCATCGACATTCGCAACGGCCTGCAGTACGAATGCATCGGCTGCGCCGCCTGCGTGGACGCGTGCAACAGCGTGATGGACAAGGTCGAGCAGCCCCGTGGCCTGATCCGCTACAGCACCGACCGCGCGCTGGCCACCGGCATGTCGGCGCAGGACATCCGCCGCCGCGCCATGCGTCCGCGCGTGCTGATCTACACCGCCGGCCTGCTGCTGGTCGTGATTGCCGTCGGTACCTCGCTGGCACTGCGCACGCCATTGAAGATGGACGTGATCCGCGACCGCGGCTCGATGGGCCGCGAGGTCGACGGCGGCGCGATCGAGAACGTGTATCGCCTGCAGATCATGAACACCACCGAGCAATCGCACCGCTACCGCATCACGGCCGCCGGCATGCCGGGCCTGGCGCTGGCGACAAAGGACGAGGTGACGCTGGCCGGCACCGAGACGCGCGCCGTGCCGATCCGCCTGCGTGCCCCACACGGCGCCGGCGCGACCGGTTCGAACAAGATCACCGTGCAGCTGACGGCGCTGGACGACCCCGCCCTGACGGTCAAGGAAACCGCGGTCTTCATCGTGCCGCGCTAG
- a CDS encoding cbb3-type cytochrome c oxidase subunit 3, whose translation MAIEHIFDSASSVMTVVSFITFAGIWAWAWSKRKQADFTEAAQLPFADEEKQDV comes from the coding sequence ATGGCGATCGAGCATATTTTTGACAGCGCCAGCAGCGTCATGACGGTGGTTTCGTTCATCACGTTTGCCGGCATCTGGGCCTGGGCCTGGTCCAAGCGCAAGCAGGCCGATTTTACGGAGGCCGCGCAGCTGCCGTTCGCGGACGAGGAGAAACAAGATGTCTGA
- the ccoO gene encoding cytochrome-c oxidase, cbb3-type subunit II: MKFSHEWIEKNPWLLIALVTLVVSVGGAVEIVPLFFQKSTTEPVAGLTHYTPLRLAGRDIYVREGCYACHSQMVRPFRAETERYGHYSVAGEFVFDRPFQWGSKRTGPDLARVGGRYSDEWHRTHLQNPRDVVPESNMPGYPWLAKTKLDAQGIVPKLRALQRLGDGYTEAEIAAAPAELTDKTEEDALIAYLQGLGTLIKSRN; this comes from the coding sequence ATGAAATTTTCGCATGAATGGATCGAGAAGAACCCCTGGCTGCTGATCGCCCTCGTCACGCTGGTCGTGTCGGTGGGCGGTGCTGTGGAAATCGTGCCGCTGTTCTTCCAGAAATCGACGACGGAGCCGGTGGCCGGCCTCACCCACTACACGCCGCTGCGCCTGGCGGGCCGCGACATCTACGTGCGCGAAGGCTGCTACGCCTGCCACTCGCAGATGGTGCGACCGTTCCGCGCCGAGACCGAGCGCTATGGCCACTATTCGGTGGCCGGCGAGTTCGTGTTCGACCGCCCGTTCCAGTGGGGCTCCAAACGCACGGGCCCGGACCTGGCGCGCGTGGGGGGCCGCTACAGCGACGAATGGCACCGCACCCACCTGCAGAACCCGCGTGACGTGGTGCCGGAATCGAACATGCCGGGCTACCCGTGGCTGGCCAAGACCAAGCTCGATGCGCAAGGCATCGTGCCGAAGCTGCGTGCGCTGCAGCGCCTGGGCGACGGCTACACGGAGGCGGAAATCGCCGCCGCGCCGGCCGAGCTGACGGACAAGACCGAAGAAGACGCGCTGATCGCCTACCTGCAGGGCCTCGGCACGCTGATCAAGTCGAGGAATTAA
- the ccoS gene encoding cbb3-type cytochrome oxidase assembly protein CcoS: MESLYLLVPLSIALVFGALWVFFKASDDGQFEDLEGPALRILHDDDDPLR, encoded by the coding sequence ATGGAATCGTTATACCTGCTGGTCCCCTTGAGCATCGCACTGGTCTTCGGCGCGCTGTGGGTCTTTTTCAAAGCCTCCGACGACGGCCAGTTCGAGGACCTGGAAGGTCCGGCGCTGCGCATCCTGCACGACGACGACGACCCCCTTCGCTAG
- the ccoP gene encoding cytochrome-c oxidase, cbb3-type subunit III has translation MSDFTNNFWNLYIVVLTVLGVLGCAVLLYSQSKYKVAKHNGPVGTTGHVWDEDLTELNTPMPRWWMWMFYLTIVFGIAYLFLYPGLGSYAGKLGWNSAKEYKTELAKADSEYGPLFEKYRQQDLKAVAADPQAHAIGERLFLTYCAQCHGSDARGNKGFPNLTDKDWLHGGAPETIKQTIMNGRHGVMPAMGAALGSDKDIENVAHYVLSLSGSAASDPIKSVFGKSKFSACMACHGAGGVGNQAMGAPNLADKTWLYGGSAETIMETIRKGRDNTMPAFGDFLGESKVHVLSAYVWSLSNETK, from the coding sequence ATGTCTGACTTCACCAACAACTTCTGGAACCTGTACATCGTCGTGCTGACGGTACTGGGCGTGCTCGGTTGCGCCGTGCTGCTGTACTCGCAGTCGAAGTACAAGGTCGCCAAGCACAATGGCCCCGTGGGCACCACCGGCCACGTGTGGGACGAGGACCTGACGGAACTGAACACGCCGATGCCGCGCTGGTGGATGTGGATGTTCTACCTGACGATCGTGTTCGGCATCGCCTACCTGTTCCTGTATCCCGGCCTGGGCTCGTACGCGGGCAAGCTGGGATGGAACTCGGCCAAGGAATACAAGACCGAACTGGCCAAGGCCGACAGCGAATACGGTCCCCTGTTCGAGAAGTACCGCCAGCAGGATTTGAAGGCCGTCGCCGCCGACCCGCAAGCCCACGCCATCGGTGAGCGCCTGTTCCTGACCTACTGCGCGCAGTGCCACGGCTCCGACGCGCGCGGCAACAAGGGCTTCCCGAACCTGACCGACAAGGACTGGCTGCACGGCGGCGCGCCCGAGACGATCAAGCAGACCATCATGAACGGCCGCCACGGCGTGATGCCGGCCATGGGCGCCGCGCTGGGGTCGGACAAGGACATCGAGAACGTCGCGCACTACGTGCTGAGCCTGTCGGGCAGCGCCGCGTCGGACCCGATCAAGAGCGTGTTCGGCAAGTCGAAATTCTCGGCCTGCATGGCCTGCCATGGCGCCGGCGGCGTCGGCAACCAGGCCATGGGCGCGCCGAACCTGGCGGATAAGACCTGGCTGTACGGCGGCAGCGCCGAGACCATCATGGAAACGATCCGCAAGGGCCGCGACAACACCATGCCCGCGTTTGGCGACTTCCTGGGCGAATCGAAGGTCCACGTGCTGTCCGCCTACGTGTGGAGCCTGTCGAACGAAACCAAGTAA
- the ccoN gene encoding cytochrome-c oxidase, cbb3-type subunit I — protein MEQQLNYNYKVVKQFAIATVVWGIIGMLVGVIIAAQLAWPALNFDIPWLTYGRLRPLHTNGVIFAFGISGLFATSYYVVQRTCQVRLFSDKLAAFTFWGWQAVILSAVITLPMGLTRGKEYAELEWPITILIAIVWIAYAIVFFGTIIKRKVKHIYVANWFFGGYILAVTILHVVNGMSMPATLTKSYSMYTGVQDAMIQWWYGHNAVGFILTAGYLGMVYYFIPKQAERPVYSYRLSIVHFWALIFTYMWAGPHHLHYTALPDWTQSLGMVFSLILLAPSWGGMINGIMTLSGAWHKLRTDPILKLMIVSLSFYGMATFEGPMMSIKTVNSLSHYTDWGIAHVHGGALGWVGFITMGSIYYLLPRLAGREKMYSTRLIDLHFWVATIGIVLYIAAMWIAGVMQGLMWRAVNPDGTLTYTFVESVKATYPYYVVRFVGGAMYLSGMIIMGYNTYMTLRGRETPVAVIPELKAA, from the coding sequence ATGGAACAACAACTGAACTACAACTACAAGGTCGTGAAGCAGTTCGCGATTGCGACCGTAGTGTGGGGCATCATCGGCATGCTGGTCGGCGTCATCATCGCCGCCCAGCTGGCGTGGCCCGCACTGAACTTCGACATTCCCTGGCTGACCTACGGCCGCCTGCGCCCGCTGCACACCAATGGCGTCATCTTCGCGTTCGGCATCAGCGGCCTGTTCGCGACCTCGTATTACGTGGTGCAGCGCACCTGCCAGGTCCGCCTGTTCTCGGACAAGCTGGCCGCCTTCACCTTCTGGGGCTGGCAGGCCGTGATCCTGTCGGCCGTCATCACGCTGCCGATGGGCCTCACGCGCGGCAAGGAATACGCCGAGCTGGAATGGCCGATCACGATCCTGATCGCCATTGTCTGGATCGCCTACGCCATCGTCTTCTTCGGCACGATTATCAAGCGCAAGGTCAAGCACATCTACGTGGCCAACTGGTTCTTCGGCGGCTACATCCTGGCCGTGACGATCCTGCACGTGGTGAACGGCATGAGCATGCCAGCCACGCTGACGAAATCGTATTCGATGTACACCGGCGTACAGGACGCGATGATCCAGTGGTGGTACGGCCACAATGCCGTCGGCTTCATCCTGACGGCCGGCTACCTGGGCATGGTGTACTACTTCATCCCGAAACAGGCCGAGCGCCCCGTGTATTCGTATCGCCTGTCGATCGTGCACTTCTGGGCCCTGATCTTCACCTACATGTGGGCCGGTCCGCACCACCTGCACTACACCGCGCTGCCTGACTGGACGCAGTCGCTGGGCATGGTGTTCTCGCTGATCCTCCTGGCACCGTCGTGGGGCGGCATGATCAACGGCATCATGACCCTGTCCGGCGCCTGGCACAAACTGCGCACCGATCCGATCCTGAAGCTGATGATCGTCTCGCTGTCGTTCTACGGCATGGCCACGTTCGAAGGCCCGATGATGTCGATCAAGACCGTCAACTCGCTGTCGCACTACACCGACTGGGGCATCGCCCACGTCCACGGCGGCGCGCTGGGCTGGGTCGGCTTCATCACGATGGGTTCCATCTACTACCTGCTGCCGCGCCTGGCCGGCCGCGAAAAGATGTACAGCACCCGCCTGATCGACCTGCACTTCTGGGTCGCCACCATCGGCATCGTCCTGTACATCGCCGCGATGTGGATCGCCGGTGTCATGCAGGGCCTGATGTGGCGCGCGGTGAACCCGGACGGCACGCTGACCTACACGTTCGTGGAAAGCGTCAAGGCCACCTATCCGTACTACGTGGTGCGCTTCGTCGGCGGTGCGATGTACCTGAGCGGCATGATCATCATGGGCTACAACACCTACATGACCTTGCGCGGTCGCGAAACCCCGGTGGCCGTCATCCCGGAACTCAAGGCGGCGTAA